The Arachis ipaensis cultivar K30076 chromosome B05, Araip1.1, whole genome shotgun sequence nucleotide sequence aatttttttcaaccaattggggtggtaCCTCAGAACTGgaattcttggaaattttcatcatattgattaAGCTTATTCTAACGCAAGGttgtgatttaaaaaattttaaaaattttccctAGTTTACCCTCTTctcaatcaaaacacaattcttatacaaaaagggtcaactgagttttaacaatccaaaatttTTCTGATCATAATCAAAAGCCAAGATGCAANNNNNNNNNNNNNNNNNNNNNNNNNNNNNNtatatatatataataaaagtgtacaacaaccaaaataagggtATCCACAATGACAAATATatacagtaatcccaaaatgatctcaaAGATAAAGTGCAAGAGTAAAATgcgaaataaaataaagtagcaaAAACTAGAGGATAAATATCTAAAAATTCACTACATAAATGCTATtcaccggtcacgaacggtgacctccccacactttaggatgAAACATCATCTTCGATGCTACTGCTGATGCTCGGGATGGGGTCAACAATTGCGCCGGGCTGTGGCTTAGGCTGtggctcaggctcaggctgtggctcaggctcaggctgtgACTCAGGCTGTGGATCCTTAGGAGGTTGTGGAATCTCTGTGGCGGCCTGTGtctctggtggtgcctcctgctgagtcggctcctcaacatgctcctcctcctgatcctgctcgtcGGAGGCGGGAGAGTCTGGGAGCGGAGGTAGCTCAATACCCTGGGAGacaaacacctggtctatgcagtcgaga carries:
- the LOC110262595 gene encoding procyclic form-specific polypeptide A-beta-like — protein: MGWVGAREASTQAPFSSQSNDGGSSALIISSSSRTPSTSAAAASLPPPPAPESTYLLVQCLFRSMERSERRIMRRLDCIDQVFVSQGIELPPLPDSPASDEQDQEEEHVEEPTQQEAPPETQAATEIPQPPKDPQPESQPEPEPQPEPEPQPKPQPGAIVDPIPSISSSIEDDVSS